In Lates calcarifer isolate ASB-BC8 linkage group LG21, TLL_Latcal_v3, whole genome shotgun sequence, a single window of DNA contains:
- the LOC127139072 gene encoding vomeronasal type-2 receptor 1-like, giving the protein MSVFPEFSFTSEPNQPNCQGFDLAGFRHAMTMAFAIDEINRNSNLLPNVTLGYTLYDNCATLGISFRASLSLASGQEEQFLLEETCVGAPPVLGIVGESFSTFTIAMSSVIGLYKLPIVSYYATCSCLSDRQRFPSFFRTIPSDSFQVRAMIQILKHFGWTWVGLLVSDDDYGFHAARSFQSDLVTYGGGCLAYIEVLPWGSEPAEFKRIVDSIKISTARVVIVLAHESYVINLMQEVRVEIILPKMAYANLLIPKMI; this is encoded by the exons ATGTCTGTCTTCCCTGAGTTTTCCTTCACCTCAGAGCCAAATCAACCAAACTGCCAAGG CTTTGACCTCGCAGGGTTCAGGCATGCCATGACCATGGCCTTTGCTATAGATGAGATCAACAGAAACTCCAACCTGCTACCTAATGTGACTCTGGGATACACTCTGTATGATAACTGTGCCACACTTGGAATTTCATTCCGTGCTTCATTGTCGCTGGCCAGTGGTCAAGAGGAACAGTTTCTTTTGGAAGAAACCTGTGTGGGGGCTCCTCCAGTCCTTGGGATTGTGGGCGAATCATTTTCGACATTTACCATTGCAATGTCAAGTGTGATAGGTTTATACAAACTGCCCATT GTGAGTTACTATGCCACATGTTCCTGCCTGAGTGATCGGCAACGCTTTCCATCCTTCTTTAGAACAATCCCAAGTGATTCTTTTCAG GTGCGGGCTATGATTCAGATTCTAAAACACTTTGGCTGGACTTGGGTAGGGCTTCTGGTCAGTGATGATGACTATGGATTCCACGCTGCCCGATCCTTCCAATCTGACCTGGTTACATATGGTGGAGGTTGTCTGGCCTATATAGAGGTTTTACCTTGGGGCAGTGAACCAGCTGAATTTAAGAGGATTGTGGattcaataaaaatatcaacagCTCGTGTGGTCATTGTTCTTGCACATGAGAGTTATGTAATTAATCTCATGCAAGAGGTCAGAGTTGAGATTATTCTTCCTAAAATGGCTTATGCAAATCTTTTGATCCCCAAGATgatttga
- the LOC108900909 gene encoding extracellular calcium-sensing receptor-like: protein MTMAFAIDEINRNSNLLPNVTLGYSLYDSCAALGISFRASLSMASGQEEQLLLDETCVGAPPVLGIVGDSFSTFTIAMSSVIGLYKLPIVSYFATCSCLSDRQRFPSFFRTIPSDTFQVRAMIQILKHFGWTWIGLLVSDDDYGLNAARSFQSDLGPSGGGCLAYLEVLPWGDNPAELKRIVNVMKKSTARVVIVFAHESHMINLMEEVVTQNVTGLQWIASEAWTTVAVLQTPRLMPYLGGTLSIAIRRGEIPELRDFLLQIRPDLHHNNSYGNNLVNQFWEFTFQCRFAPPPAGWVEAGGALCTGQEDLGSVATELLDVSNLRPEYNVYKAVYALAYALDDMLRCESGRGPFSGHSCASFQRLEPWQLVHYLQKVNFTTSFGDQVSFDENGNALPIYDIMNWQWLPDGQVKVQTVGDVRKSASEGDELILDENKIFWNFESKKPPRSVCSESCPPGTRMARKKGEPECCFDCVPCSEGKISNQTDSMECTSCPEDFWSSPQRDHCVPKKTEFLSYHEPLGICLTTTSLLGTFICAIVLGIFICHRSTPIVRANNSELSFLLLVSLKLCFLCSLLFIGRPRLWTCQLRHAAFGISFVLCVSCILVKTMVVLAVFKASKPGGGASLKWFGAVQQRGTVLALTCIQAVICTAWLVFSSPTPHKNIEYHNNKIVYECVVGSTVGFAVLLGYIGLLAILSFLLAFLARNLPDNFNEAKFITFSMLIFCAVWVAFVPAYVNSPGKYADAVEVFAILASSFGLLVALFGPKCYIILLRPERNTKKAIMGRGTTKS from the exons ATGACCATGGCGTTTGCTATAGATGAGATCAACAGAAACTCCAACCTGCTACCTAATGTGACTCTGGGATACAGTTTGTATGATAGCTGTGCCGCACTTGGAATTTCATTCCGTGCTTCATTGTCAATGGCCAGTGGTCAAGAGGAACAGCTTCTTTTGGATGAGACATGTGTGGGGGCTCCTCCAGTCCTGGGGATTGTGGGTGATTCATTCTCAACGTTTACTATTGCCATGTCAAGTGTGATAGGTTTATACAAACTGCCCATT GTGAGTTACTTTGCCACATGTTCCTGCCTGAGTGATCGGCAACGCTTTCCATCCTTCTTTAGAACAATCCCAAGTGATACTTTCCAG GTGCGTGCTATGATTCAGATTCTGAAACACTTCGGCTGGACATGGATAGGTCTGTtggtcagtgatgatgattatgGACTCAATGCTGCCCGATCCTTCCAATCTGACCTGGGTCCATCTGGTGGAGGTTGTCTGGCCTACTTAGAGGTTTTGCCTTGGGGTGACAACCCAGCTGAACTGAAGAGGATTGTGAATGTGATGAAGAAATCCACAGCTCgtgtggtcattgtgtttgcacatgagAGTCACATGATTAACCTCATGGAGGAG GTGGTGACACAGAATGTGACAGGCCTGCAGTGGATAGCCAGTGAAGCCTGGACAACAGTTGCTGTGCTCCAGACCCCCCGCCTCATGCCGTACCTGGGTGGAACACTGAGCATTGCCATCCGTCGAGGAGAAATACCAGAGCTCAGAGACTTCCTGTTACAAATACGTCCTGAcctacaccacaacaacagctatgGAAACAACCTG GTAAATCAGTTTTGGGAATTCACATTTCAATGTAGAtttgcaccacctccagcaggttgggtggaagctggaggagcattATGCACTGGACAGGAAGATCTAGGGAGTGTGGCGACTGAGCTCTTGGATGTTTCAAACCTCAGGCCagagtataatgtgtataaGGCTGTGTATGCTCTGGCATATGCCCTTGATGACATGCTGCGGTGTGAGTCAGGGAGAGGACCTTTCAGTGGGCACAGCTGTGCCAGTTTTCAAAGACTAGAGCCATGGCAG CTTGTACATTATTTGCAAAAAGTCAACTTCACCACATCATTTGGTGATCAAGTGTCATTTGATGAGAATGGTAATGCTCTACCAATATATGATATCATGAACTGGCAGTGGCTCCCTGATGGACAAGTAAAAGTTCAGACTGTGGGTGATGTAAGGAAGTCAGCCTCTGAGGGTGATGAGCTCATTcttgatgaaaacaaaatcttcTGGAACTTTGAATCTAAAAAG CCACCAcggtcagtgtgcagtgagagctgtcctccaggtacccGCATGGCCAGAAAGAAGGGGGAACCTGAatgttgttttgactgtgtcCCTTGTTCTGAAGGAAAAATCAGCAACCAAACAG ACTCCATGGAGTGCACCAGTTGTCCAGAGGATTTCTGGTCCAGTCCCCAGCGTGACCACTGTGTTCCTAAGAAAACAGAGTTCCTCTCCTATCATGAGCCTCTTGGTATCTGCTTGACAACAACCTCATTGCTGGGCACATTCATCTGTGCTATTGTTCTAGGCATCTTCATCTGTCATCGCAGCACACCCATTGTACGTGCCAATAATTCTGAACTGAGTTTTCTGCTCTTGGTGTCACTCAAACTATGTTTCCTATGTTCATTGCTGTTCATTGGACGACCCAGACTGTGGACATGTCAActgagacatgcagcatttggcatcagctttgtgctttgtgtctcatgtatcctggtgaaaaccatggtggttctggctgtgttcaaggcctccaagccaggaggtggagccagtctgaagtggtttggtgctgtgcagcagagagggacagttcTGGCTCTTACATGCATTCAGGCAGTCATTTGCACAGCGTGGCTTGTGTTTTCATCACCAACTCCTCATAAAAACATTGAATATCACAATAATAAgatagtttatgagtgtgttGTAGGATCCACAGTTGGTTTTGCAGTTTTACTTGGCTATATTGGTTTATTGGCTATTCTTAGCTTCCTGTTAGCATTTCTCGCAAGGAATCTTCCAGACAACTTTAATGAGGCCAAATTCATCACTTTCAGCATGttgatcttctgtgctgtgtgggtggcaTTTGTCCCTGCTTATGTCAATTCACCAGGTaaatatgcagatgcagtggaggtatttgccatcctggcctccagctTTGGCCTCTTGGTGGCACTGTTTGGACCCAAGTGTTACATAATCttgctgagaccagagagaaacacaaagaaagctatcATGGGTCGAGGCACCACAAAGTCCTAA
- the LOC108900950 gene encoding LOW QUALITY PROTEIN: extracellular calcium-sensing receptor-like (The sequence of the model RefSeq protein was modified relative to this genomic sequence to represent the inferred CDS: deleted 2 bases in 2 codons) encodes MPEPLRCTGSIDSRELRFSRAMIFAIEEINNSTELLPGIRLGYQIHDSCASVPMAVHVAFQISNGLDPVFYTGDNCSQSGTVMAIVGESGSTPSISMSRVIGPFNIPQVSHFATCACLSNKQEYPSFFRTIPSDQFQADALAKLVKHFGWTWIGAVRSDSDYGNNGMASFLDAAHKEGICVEYSESFYRTHPRSKIQRVADVIRRSTAMVVVAFAASGDMRILLEELSQRPSPSRQWIGSEAWVTDPDMLRFTLCTGAIGFGIQQSVIPGLRDFLLNIPPTKLTDSSVLTEFWEHAFNCRLGKSAATDERLCDGTEDITTLQSPYTDTSQLRITNMVYKAVYAIAHAIHNTVCQKTNSTTHCDKLTRIESKQVLAQLKKVNFSQNGYDVSFDANGDPVARYELVNWQKSKSGSIELVTVGLYDASLPVGQEFHINKNLTWVEDSTQAPSSVCSDSCPPGTRKVLQKGKPICCYDCIPCPEGEISNATDSPDCFPCPKEFWPNAERNICFPKPVEFLSYNEVLGIILAAFSVGGACLAIITAAVFFRHRTSPIVRANNSELSFLLLFSLTLCFLCSLTFIGTPSEWSCMLRHTAFGITFVLCISCVLGKTIVVLMAFKATLPGSNVMKWFGPPQQRMTVVSFTFIQVLICTIWLVLSPPFPRKNLTIYKERIILECALGSAVGFWAVLGYIGLLAIFCFVLAVLARKLPDNFNEAKLITFSMLIFCAVWITFIPAYVSSPGKFTVAVEIFAILASSFGLFCAIFAPKCFIILFKPEKNTKKHLMNKNQY; translated from the exons ATGCCTGAGCCACTGAGGTGCACAGGGAG TATTGACTCCCGTGAACTGCGCTTCTCACGCGCGATGATCTTCGCCATCGAGGAGATTAACAACAGCACGGAGCTGCTGCCGGGCATCAGACTCGGTTATCAGATCCACGACTCGTGCGCCTCAGTTCCCATGGCGGTGCACGTGGCATTTCAGATTTCAAATGGCCTGGACCCGGTGTTTTACACTGGTGACAACTGTTCACAGTCTGGTACAGTGATGGCT ATCGTGGGTGAGTCTGGGTCCACGCCATCCATCAGCATGTCACGCGTCATCGGGCCCTTTAACATCCCCCaa gTGAGCCACTTTGCCACTTGTGCATGCTTGTCCAATAAACAGGAGTACCCGAGTTTCTTCAGAACAATCCCCAGTGACCAGTTCCAGGCTGATGCGCTGGCCAAACTGGTCAAACACTTCGGCTGGACCTGGATAGGTGCTGTCCGGTCAGATTCGGACTATGGCAATAATGGCATGGCGTCTTTCCTGGACGCAGCGCACAAAGAGGGGATCTGTGTGGAATACTCTGAATCTTTCTATCGGACCCATCCACGTAGCAAAATCCAGAGAGTGGCTGATGTTATCCGCAG GTCAACAGCTATGGTTGTTGTGGCATTTGCAGCCTCTGGAGACATGAGGATCCTGTTAGAGGAGCTTTCACAGAGGCCTTCCCCATCACGGCAGTGGATAGGCAGTGAGGCCTGGGTAACAGACCCAGATATGCTGAGGTTCACCCTCTGTACTGGAGCCATTGGATTTGGCATTCAGCAATCTGTCATCCCTGGTCTCAGAGACTTCCTGCTGAATATTCCCCCCACTAAATTAACTGACTCCTCAGTGCTGACTGAGTTCTGGGAGCATGCATTCAACTGCAGGCTGGGAAAAA gTGCAGCTACAGATGAGAGGTTGTGTGATGGAACAGAAGACATAACAACACTCCAGAGCCCGTACACTGACACATCTCAGCTCAGAATCACTAACATGGTGTATAAGGCTGTTTATGCAATAGCACATGCCATTCATAATACAGtgtgtcagaaaacaaattctACAACTCACTGTGACAAACTCACAAGGATAGAGTCCAAACAG GTTCTTGCTCAGCTGAAGAAAGTCAATTTTTCCCAAAATGGTTATGATGTGTCATTTGATGCTAACGGGGATCCTGTGGCCAGATATGAGTTGGTCAACTGGCAAAAAAGTAAGAGTGGCAGCATTGAGTTGGTGACAGTAGGGCTCTATGATGCATCACTGCCCGTGGGTCAGGAATTCCATATCAACAAGAACCTCACCTGGGTGGAGGATAGCACACAA GCACCCTCATCAGTCTGCTCTGACAGTTGTCCTCCAGGAACTCGTAAGGTGCTGCAGAAAGGAAAACCCATCTGCTGTTATGACTGTATACCATGTCCTGAAGGAGAGATTAGCAATGCTACAG attcTCCTGATTGTTTCCCTTGTCCCAAAGAGTTCTGGCCTAATGCAGAGAGAAACATTTGTTTCCCCaagcctgtggagtttctgTCCTACAATGAAGTTCTAGGAATCATCCTGGCTGCATTCTCAGTTGGTGGTGCCTGTCTTGCCATtataacagcagctgtgttctTTCGACACAGAACATCTCCGATTGTCAGAGCCAACaactctgagctgagcttcctgctgctcttctcACTGACTCTCTGTTTCTTATGTTCATTAACTTTCATTGGAACACCCTCTGAGTGGTCCTGCATGCTGCGCCACACAGCATTTGGGATCACCTTTGTCCTCTGCATCTCTTGTGTTCTTGGAAAAACTATAGTGGTGTTAATGGCCTTCAAAGCTACACTTCCAGGTAGTAATGTCATGAAATGGTTTGGTCCTCCACAACAAAGAATGACTGTGGTGTCCTTCACGTTTATTCAAGTTTTAATATGTACTATTTGGTTAGTTCTAAGTCCCCCATTTCCAAGGAAAAATCTAACCATATACAAGGAGAGAATCATCCTGGAGTGTGCATTAGGCTCAGCTGTTGGGTTCTGGGCTGTGCTCGGGTACATAGGTCTACTGGCtatcttttgttttgtgttagcTGTCCTAGCTCGCAAACTACCTGATAATTTTAATGAAGCTAAACTTATCACcttcagcatgctgatattCTGTGCAGTGTGGATCACCTTCATCCCTGCATATGTCAGCTCTCCAGGGAAATTTACTGTGGCTGTGGAAATATTTGCCATTCTGGCCTCCAGTTTTGGTCTA TTCTGTGCTATTTTTGCTCCAAAGTGTTTCATCATATTGTTTAAGCCAGAGAAGAACACcaagaaacatttaatgaacaaaaatcaatacTAG